A stretch of the Kushneria konosiri genome encodes the following:
- the cbiE gene encoding precorrin-6y C5,15-methyltransferase (decarboxylating) subunit CbiE encodes MSLNDAPFDASVAGDGNDRDAWLSIVGIQESGPEELCEKAREAISQASVVFGGTRHLALTGTLIRGTPIAWPSPLSEGIEQLLALRGQRVCVLASGDPFHYGIGSTLSEYIPAAEMEVFPAPSAFSLACARLGWPLQKSRLLSLHGRAMSRLNGHLHQGVRVVALTSDGAAPALMASMLTERNMGESRMTVLEALGGPRENIQSFTAQALAREARTFDALNVVALEIVQQGEGTVAGLAPGRSDVLFEHDGQITRRDIRAMTLGRLSPRPGERLWDIGAGAGSIAIEWLLLDDSLEAVAIERDEQRCQRIRLNAETLGAPRLDIVQGEAPDALDGLDTPQAIFVGGGVSNMALMARCFDALAPGGRLVANAVTLESELALGECHRLLGGELLRLSLEQTAPLGSMIGWTPARTITQWVWSKPMDFQGIS; translated from the coding sequence ATGAGCCTCAATGATGCCCCTTTTGATGCGTCGGTCGCAGGCGATGGCAATGACCGTGATGCGTGGCTTTCCATCGTCGGTATCCAGGAGTCCGGGCCCGAGGAGCTGTGTGAAAAGGCACGCGAGGCGATCAGCCAGGCCTCGGTGGTCTTTGGTGGTACCCGACATCTGGCACTGACCGGCACGCTGATTCGTGGCACGCCCATTGCCTGGCCCTCCCCGCTGAGCGAGGGCATCGAGCAGCTGCTGGCGCTGCGCGGCCAGCGGGTGTGCGTACTGGCTTCGGGCGACCCCTTTCATTACGGCATCGGCTCGACCCTGTCGGAATACATTCCGGCTGCCGAGATGGAGGTGTTTCCGGCGCCGTCGGCCTTTTCACTGGCCTGTGCACGCCTTGGCTGGCCGCTGCAGAAAAGCCGACTGCTGTCGCTTCATGGGCGCGCCATGAGCCGCCTCAACGGTCATTTGCATCAGGGGGTGCGCGTTGTAGCGCTCACCAGCGATGGGGCCGCACCGGCCTTGATGGCCAGCATGCTTACCGAGCGCAATATGGGCGAGAGTCGCATGACCGTGCTCGAGGCACTGGGTGGGCCGCGTGAAAACATTCAAAGCTTTACTGCCCAGGCGCTGGCACGTGAAGCGCGCACCTTTGATGCCCTTAATGTCGTGGCCCTCGAGATCGTCCAGCAGGGCGAGGGCACGGTGGCCGGACTGGCACCGGGACGCAGCGACGTACTCTTTGAACACGACGGCCAGATCACCCGCCGGGATATCCGGGCCATGACGCTTGGGCGGCTGTCACCGCGCCCGGGTGAACGGCTGTGGGACATCGGCGCCGGTGCCGGCTCCATTGCCATCGAGTGGCTGTTGCTGGATGACTCGCTTGAGGCCGTGGCCATCGAGCGTGACGAGCAGCGCTGTCAGCGCATTCGTCTCAATGCTGAAACGCTGGGCGCGCCGCGGCTGGATATTGTTCAGGGCGAGGCTCCCGATGCGCTCGACGGCCTGGACACGCCACAGGCCATCTTCGTCGGTGGCGGCGTGAGCAACATGGCACTGATGGCGCGCTGCTTTGACGCGCTGGCCCCCGGCGGACGACTGGTTGCCAATGCGGTGACGCTTGAAAGCGAACTGGCCCTTGGCGAGTGCCACCGGCTGCTGGGCGGTGAGCTGCTGCGTCTGAGCCTTGAGCAGACCGCACCGCTGGGCAGCATGATCGGCTGGACGCCGGCGCGTACCATCACCCAGTGGGTCTGGAGCAAACCGATGGACTTTCAGGGGATATCATGA
- the cobM gene encoding precorrin-4 C(11)-methyltransferase: MTVHFIGAGPGAADLITVRGQRLLAQCPVCLYAGSTVATELLEHCPPGVRLVNTAPLDLEAIEAEYVRAHQNGEAVARLHSGDLSVYSALAEQLRRLKHHGIEYTLTPGVPAFSAAAALIERELTVPEVAQSVVLTRLSGRASKMPEREQLETFAESGATLAIHLAIHRLDEIVTRLTPFYGADCPVAVVYRASWPEERLVQGMLSDIVERLAADPIERSALILVGPALADRDFRDSALYESGYCRRFRHGFEDSIMSEREKVRHAK; the protein is encoded by the coding sequence ATGACGGTTCATTTCATCGGCGCCGGCCCCGGGGCGGCCGATCTGATCACCGTACGCGGCCAGCGCCTGCTGGCGCAGTGCCCGGTATGTCTTTATGCCGGCTCCACGGTCGCGACCGAGCTGCTGGAGCACTGTCCACCAGGCGTGCGGCTGGTCAACACGGCACCACTGGATCTCGAGGCGATCGAGGCCGAATACGTGCGCGCGCATCAAAATGGTGAGGCGGTAGCGCGACTGCATTCGGGCGATCTCTCCGTCTACAGCGCGCTGGCCGAACAGCTTCGTCGACTGAAGCATCACGGCATCGAGTACACCCTGACGCCAGGGGTTCCAGCCTTTTCCGCCGCTGCTGCCCTGATCGAGCGTGAGCTGACAGTGCCGGAGGTGGCCCAGAGCGTGGTGCTGACAAGGCTTTCCGGGCGAGCCTCGAAAATGCCCGAGCGCGAGCAGCTGGAAACCTTTGCCGAGAGCGGGGCGACGCTGGCGATTCATCTGGCGATTCATCGCCTGGACGAGATCGTCACGCGGTTGACGCCCTTTTATGGGGCAGACTGTCCGGTGGCGGTAGTCTACCGGGCCAGCTGGCCGGAAGAGCGTCTGGTTCAGGGCATGTTGAGCGATATTGTCGAGCGTCTGGCGGCGGATCCGATCGAGCGCAGTGCGCTGATTCTGGTGGGGCCTGCGCTGGCCGACCGCGATTTTCGCGACAGTGCGCTCTATGAGAGCGGCTACTGTCGGCGGTTTCGTCACGGTTTTGAGGATTCGATCATGTCAGAGAGGGAAAAGGTGAGGCATGCAAAATGA
- a CDS encoding glutathione S-transferase family protein, with product MRYRLHIANKNYSSWSMRPWVLMHALGIDFEEVLTPFEYGIRQPSFDTFSPSGKVPCLVDGSLTVWDSLAICEYLAEAHPQVWPHEPVARAFARCAAAEMHSGFAALRDKCSMNCRLVIALTAPSEALARDLERLDALWRAGLDRFGGPWLAGDRFTAVDAFFAPVAVRVRNYQLDLGEQAMAYVDRLLSHPSVAQWVTTGIQEPWREDSHEEDCIRDRKVVKEHQPPIES from the coding sequence ATGCGATACCGTCTTCACATTGCCAACAAGAACTATTCGTCATGGTCGATGCGGCCGTGGGTATTGATGCATGCGCTTGGCATCGACTTCGAGGAGGTGCTGACGCCCTTTGAATACGGGATACGTCAGCCCTCGTTTGACACCTTCTCGCCGAGTGGCAAGGTGCCGTGTCTGGTTGACGGATCACTGACGGTATGGGATTCACTGGCCATCTGCGAATATCTGGCCGAGGCGCACCCACAGGTGTGGCCCCATGAGCCAGTGGCGCGCGCCTTTGCGCGCTGCGCCGCCGCCGAGATGCATTCAGGTTTTGCGGCCCTGCGCGATAAGTGCTCGATGAACTGTCGACTGGTGATTGCCCTGACCGCACCGAGCGAGGCACTGGCGCGGGATCTTGAGCGCCTTGACGCTCTGTGGCGTGCCGGGCTTGATCGCTTTGGCGGTCCCTGGCTTGCCGGCGATCGCTTTACGGCGGTTGATGCCTTTTTTGCCCCGGTGGCGGTACGGGTCAGAAACTATCAGCTTGACCTCGGTGAGCAGGCCATGGCCTACGTGGATCGACTGCTGTCCCACCCCAGCGTGGCGCAGTGGGTCACTACCGGCATTCAGGAACCCTGGCGCGAGGACTCTCACGAAGAGGACTGCATCCGTGATCGAAAGGTCGTCAAAGAGCATCAACCGCCCATCGAGAGCTGA
- a CDS encoding Nramp family divalent metal transporter — MKTVSTHDSALYQERVSPGIVERLKALGPGAMVAACILGPGSITTLSVAGAEYGFVLLWAVLGASVVAFCFQRPVIRFTLATGMTAMEGIRQRMGRKWAITLYIALLLGAVAFQAGNFTGAALALNYLLPSIPILAWVGILAIAALLMCWVGIYRLLENINRAIVALIVLSFVLTLALAGPNPGEVAATGFSFQIPEGNYWLILALIATTLPPNTVLGLSAFIKRKYSGDTTTPLDKRLALSRFDHTTNVIITGVVMVAIFLCSAAALHPLGTSVSGAADMAGQLTPVLGQYAGVLFSLGLWAAGFSSGLFNIAVQPPLLGEATGRHERARSSRNRGVMLLAALAPVVIVALFGSTPIELILTAQMINGLLLPAIVGSIWVLCNQRTLLGALANTFRQNLVYGGVMLIVCLLALRVFLGMLGMI; from the coding sequence ATGAAAACCGTGTCCACTCACGACAGCGCGCTTTACCAGGAGCGCGTATCACCAGGGATCGTTGAACGGCTGAAAGCGCTGGGCCCCGGCGCCATGGTCGCAGCCTGCATTCTCGGCCCCGGCTCGATCACCACGCTATCGGTCGCCGGTGCCGAATATGGCTTCGTCCTGCTCTGGGCCGTGCTGGGCGCCTCGGTGGTGGCCTTTTGCTTTCAACGTCCGGTGATTCGCTTTACTCTGGCCACCGGAATGACGGCCATGGAAGGCATTCGCCAGCGCATGGGCCGAAAGTGGGCCATTACGCTCTACATTGCACTCCTTTTGGGCGCCGTGGCCTTTCAGGCCGGCAACTTCACCGGGGCGGCGCTGGCACTCAACTATCTTTTACCCTCGATCCCCATTCTTGCCTGGGTGGGCATTCTGGCCATCGCTGCGCTGTTGATGTGCTGGGTCGGCATCTATCGCCTGCTGGAAAACATCAATCGGGCCATTGTCGCTCTGATCGTTCTATCGTTTGTCCTGACCCTGGCGCTGGCCGGCCCGAATCCCGGTGAAGTGGCCGCCACCGGCTTCTCGTTTCAGATCCCTGAAGGCAACTACTGGCTGATTCTCGCCCTGATCGCCACCACCCTGCCGCCCAACACCGTGCTGGGACTGTCGGCTTTCATCAAGCGCAAGTATTCAGGCGATACCACTACGCCGCTGGACAAGCGTCTGGCACTGTCACGCTTTGACCATACGACCAATGTGATCATTACCGGCGTGGTGATGGTCGCCATCTTCCTGTGCTCGGCAGCCGCCCTTCACCCGCTGGGTACCAGCGTCTCCGGGGCGGCTGACATGGCCGGTCAGCTCACCCCGGTGCTGGGGCAATATGCCGGCGTGCTGTTCTCGCTGGGATTATGGGCCGCCGGCTTCTCTTCGGGGCTTTTCAATATCGCCGTACAGCCGCCGCTGCTGGGTGAGGCGACCGGGCGACACGAGCGTGCGCGCAGTTCGCGTAATCGGGGGGTCATGCTGCTGGCTGCGCTGGCACCGGTGGTTATCGTGGCACTGTTTGGCAGCACGCCCATCGAACTGATTCTGACGGCACAAATGATCAACGGTCTGCTGCTGCCAGCGATCGTCGGCTCGATCTGGGTGTTGTGCAATCAGCGAACGCTTTTGGGCGCGCTCGCCAATACGTTCAGACAAAACCTGGTCTATGGCGGGGTCATGCTGATCGTCTGCCTGCTGGCGCTGCGGGTATTTCTGGGTATGCTGGGGATGATCTGA
- a CDS encoding GGDEF domain-containing protein, producing the protein MRSRHIMFIHPEILYLIGGTSRCTFMVVFLTTVICQPEERCLRHWLTSLMASAAGCFCMSQSPSYPVAPFPLSLIATTLFSLSLGLAWSGLRRFYHRSVHLPTLMVITLTPGMLHLLLLWLETSQILHMSTTFLVTAIMAVLAMVEILRPPRRRILSQYVVAMAFFIYFLALFIPLAMLVTGVMTMEMMVSGQAAILADQILCILIHSGFIAMTSERSGMTLKHLSETDQLTGLSNRRGLQSALKRQKALYRPGQVLSMIIIDLDHFKAINDRLGHDAGDAVLRQFSQHLIAITRCQDMAVRWGGEEFLILLPDTPVEKAALLAERLRARVEGTPFALEPKALNITISLGVAVTPANTCDFDSVLQNADEALYKAKREGRNRVCCHDPSSLSRPLAVQA; encoded by the coding sequence GTGAGGTCACGCCACATCATGTTCATCCACCCCGAGATCCTTTACCTGATTGGTGGCACCAGTCGCTGCACCTTTATGGTGGTCTTTTTGACCACAGTGATCTGCCAGCCCGAAGAGCGCTGCCTGCGGCACTGGCTCACCTCTCTGATGGCATCAGCGGCAGGGTGTTTTTGCATGTCACAAAGCCCGAGCTATCCGGTCGCCCCTTTTCCTCTCTCATTGATCGCCACCACGCTTTTCTCCCTGAGCCTGGGTCTGGCCTGGAGCGGGCTGAGACGTTTCTATCATCGCAGCGTCCATCTACCGACCTTGATGGTGATTACCCTGACGCCGGGGATGTTGCACCTGCTATTGCTGTGGCTGGAGACCTCGCAGATCCTTCACATGTCCACGACCTTTCTGGTCACGGCCATCATGGCCGTGCTGGCCATGGTTGAAATCCTCAGACCACCCCGCAGGCGGATACTGTCGCAGTATGTGGTGGCAATGGCCTTTTTTATCTATTTTCTGGCCCTGTTTATTCCGCTGGCCATGCTGGTGACTGGTGTGATGACCATGGAGATGATGGTCAGCGGACAGGCGGCCATTCTGGCGGATCAAATTCTCTGCATCCTGATTCACTCGGGCTTTATTGCCATGACCAGCGAACGCTCCGGCATGACGCTCAAGCATCTGTCGGAGACCGATCAACTGACGGGGCTGTCCAACCGCCGTGGCTTGCAAAGCGCATTGAAAAGACAGAAAGCACTTTATCGTCCCGGTCAGGTCCTGAGCATGATCATCATCGATCTTGATCATTTCAAGGCGATCAATGACCGGCTGGGACATGATGCCGGCGATGCCGTACTCAGGCAGTTCTCACAGCATCTGATCGCCATCACTCGTTGTCAGGACATGGCCGTCCGGTGGGGCGGCGAAGAGTTTCTGATTCTGCTGCCCGACACGCCTGTTGAAAAAGCCGCCCTTCTTGCCGAGCGTCTGCGGGCGCGGGTAGAAGGCACGCCCTTTGCGCTCGAACCAAAAGCACTGAACATCACCATCAGCCTCGGCGTGGCCGTCACTCCCGCCAATACCTGCGATTTCGACTCGGTGCTTCAAAATGCCGATGAGGCGCTTTATAAAGCCAAGCGTGAAGGCCGCAATCGGGTCTGTTGCCACGACCCATCTTCTCTTTCGAGGCCGCTGGCAGTTCAGGCCTGA
- a CDS encoding OmpW/AlkL family protein, producing the protein MLSYPRGLSQVAGATLAMALCGPFAMAANSPSGLMQGDWLVRAGAARLAPVGMQSNIPVIGGNVETLDETVPTLDISYFLTDHWALQVAGGISSTAYRLTDSAFGDFDIGTVKTATLALMAQYHFRPGAALNPYLGAGVARSHTLRVNPADNIPDFDVESLNSVMLGAGLDYHLSGRWFASAAMVYISVPTYHFEGEGFSAEVDMDTLLTGLGLGYRF; encoded by the coding sequence ATGCTGTCATATCCCAGAGGGTTATCTCAGGTTGCAGGGGCGACGCTTGCCATGGCGCTGTGCGGGCCATTCGCGATGGCCGCCAATAGTCCTTCCGGGCTCATGCAGGGTGACTGGCTTGTCAGGGCAGGCGCGGCGCGCCTTGCACCGGTCGGCATGCAATCAAACATCCCTGTCATTGGCGGAAACGTCGAGACGCTGGATGAGACCGTGCCCACGCTGGATATCAGCTATTTTCTGACCGATCACTGGGCCCTTCAGGTGGCAGGCGGGATTTCCTCCACCGCTTACCGGCTGACCGATTCAGCGTTTGGTGATTTCGATATCGGCACCGTTAAAACCGCCACACTGGCGCTGATGGCGCAATATCATTTTCGACCGGGAGCCGCCCTGAACCCCTACCTGGGGGCTGGCGTGGCACGCTCTCATACGCTTCGGGTGAATCCAGCCGACAATATTCCCGATTTTGACGTCGAATCCCTCAACAGTGTGATGCTGGGTGCCGGGCTTGACTACCACCTGAGCGGCCGCTGGTTCGCCAGTGCTGCCATGGTGTATATCAGCGTGCCGACCTATCACTTTGAAGGCGAAGGATTCAGCGCCGAGGTTGACATGGACACGCTTCTCACGGGACTTGGACTGGGATATCGATTCTAG
- a CDS encoding cation acetate symporter, which yields MMTAVFKLTLVAAGSLLTSATAMADALTGPVTRQALNVPAIIMFLIFVGITLYITWWASKKSQSASDYYAAGGNITGFQNGLAISGDFMSAASFLGISALVFTSGYDGLIYSMGFLVGWPMIMFLIAERLRNLGRYTFADVASFRLSKRPVRTLSAFGSLAVVALYLIAQMVGAGKLIQLLFGLNYHIAVVVVGALMVCYVLFGGMLATTWVQMIKAAILLFGASFMALMVLMHVDFSLEGLFNEAVAVHANGASIMSPGGLVKDPISAISLGLALMFGTAGLPHILMRFFTVGNAKEARKSVFVATGFIGYFYILTFIIGFGAIILVSTNPAFKDSTGAIIGGTNMVAVHLANAVGGSIFLGFISAVAFATILAVVAGLALAGASAISHDLYAGVIKKDNADEKREVRISKISVLVLGVVAIVLGIAFETQNVAFMVGLAFSIAASCNFPVLLLSMYWRRLTTRGAVIGGGLGLITAIVLMILGPTIWVQVLGHETPVYPYDYPALFSMAVAFIGIWLFSVTDNSASAERERALFDAQFVRSQTGIGASGSVAH from the coding sequence ATGATGACCGCAGTATTCAAGCTGACACTGGTCGCCGCAGGCAGCCTGCTCACCAGTGCCACGGCCATGGCCGATGCCCTGACCGGCCCCGTGACAAGGCAGGCCCTCAATGTGCCGGCCATCATCATGTTTCTGATCTTTGTCGGCATCACGCTCTACATCACCTGGTGGGCCTCGAAAAAGAGCCAGTCGGCCTCGGACTACTACGCCGCCGGCGGCAACATCACCGGCTTTCAGAACGGGCTGGCAATTTCCGGCGATTTCATGTCGGCGGCCTCGTTTCTGGGGATCTCGGCGCTGGTCTTCACGTCAGGCTATGACGGCCTGATCTATTCGATGGGCTTTCTGGTCGGCTGGCCGATGATCATGTTTCTGATCGCCGAGCGTCTGCGTAACCTGGGGCGTTATACCTTTGCCGACGTCGCCTCGTTTCGTCTGAGCAAGCGACCGGTCAGAACGCTGTCCGCCTTCGGCTCACTGGCGGTGGTGGCGCTTTACCTGATCGCCCAGATGGTCGGCGCCGGCAAGCTGATTCAGCTTCTGTTCGGCCTCAATTATCACATCGCCGTGGTCGTGGTCGGCGCACTGATGGTCTGTTACGTGCTCTTTGGCGGCATGCTGGCCACCACCTGGGTACAGATGATCAAGGCCGCCATCCTGTTGTTCGGGGCCAGCTTCATGGCACTGATGGTACTGATGCATGTGGATTTCAGTCTGGAGGGGCTTTTCAATGAAGCGGTGGCCGTACATGCCAACGGCGCCTCGATCATGAGCCCGGGCGGGCTGGTCAAGGACCCGATATCCGCCATTTCGCTGGGACTGGCGCTGATGTTTGGTACTGCCGGCCTGCCACACATCCTGATGCGCTTTTTCACCGTCGGCAACGCCAAGGAGGCGCGCAAAAGCGTGTTCGTGGCGACCGGTTTCATCGGTTACTTCTACATTCTCACCTTCATCATCGGCTTTGGCGCCATCATTCTGGTGAGCACCAACCCGGCCTTCAAGGACAGCACGGGGGCGATCATCGGCGGGACCAACATGGTGGCGGTGCATCTGGCCAATGCCGTGGGCGGCAGCATTTTCCTGGGCTTCATCTCGGCGGTGGCCTTTGCCACCATCCTTGCCGTGGTCGCGGGCCTGGCGCTGGCGGGGGCCTCGGCCATTTCGCATGACCTTTACGCCGGCGTGATCAAAAAGGACAACGCCGACGAGAAAAGAGAAGTGCGCATTTCCAAGATTTCCGTACTGGTACTGGGGGTGGTCGCCATCGTGCTGGGTATCGCCTTTGAGACCCAGAATGTGGCCTTCATGGTGGGTCTTGCCTTCTCGATCGCGGCGAGCTGCAACTTCCCGGTACTGCTGCTTTCCATGTACTGGCGTCGGCTGACCACCCGCGGCGCCGTTATCGGCGGTGGGCTGGGGCTGATCACCGCCATCGTGCTGATGATTCTTGGTCCGACCATCTGGGTACAGGTGCTGGGCCATGAAACGCCGGTCTATCCGTACGACTATCCGGCGCTGTTCTCAATGGCGGTGGCCTTCATCGGCATCTGGCTGTTCTCGGTGACGGACAACTCCGCCTCTGCCGAGCGTGAACGGGCCCTGTTCGATGCCCAGTTCGTCCGCTCCCAGACCGGCATCGGCGCCTCCGGAAGCGTCGCCCACTAA
- a CDS encoding DUF485 domain-containing protein: protein MSGPTHNDTQWRDIQRNASFQELVQKRSRFAMTLSVIMLSLYMAFILLIAFAPGVLGTPLAQGMTTTWGILIGLGLILVAIVLTGLYVRRANGEFDRLNARVLEEISQ from the coding sequence ATGAGCGGACCAACGCACAACGATACCCAGTGGCGCGACATTCAGCGCAATGCCAGCTTCCAGGAGCTGGTGCAAAAACGCTCCCGCTTTGCCATGACGCTTTCCGTCATCATGCTGAGCCTCTACATGGCCTTCATCCTGCTCATTGCCTTCGCACCCGGCGTGCTGGGTACTCCGCTGGCCCAGGGCATGACCACCACCTGGGGCATCCTCATCGGTCTGGGGCTGATTCTTGTGGCCATCGTCCTGACCGGACTCTATGTGCGTCGCGCCAACGGTGAATTCGATCGCCTCAATGCCCGGGTGCTTGAGGAGATCAGCCAATGA